One Brevibacillus choshinensis genomic window carries:
- a CDS encoding GNAT family N-acetyltransferase has product MEEIRPISIDDIHEVVRIAAMAYPGSNLLAPDNQKRFYERVRDTLENDQIASFHGLFRDERLVGVMKWYDLPMNVHGIPLLTGGIGTVAVDLLHKKEKMAMAMLRGFLTTYRERGVSLVSLYPFRVDFYKKMGFGVGTKIHQYRIKPSSFPYTSKDKVFYLGEDDREQILACYHRIVRQTHGMIKKTERELKSFLGQPEQVAVGCKKDGKVIGYLVFQFQRVHDDNRMQNDIVVKEFLYESYEAMAQLLSFLQSQADQINRVVLTTADEDFHFLLSDPGNGTDRLLPSVYHESHVSGVGLMYRIIDIPGFFHQLSQRRFGRENCLLRLNVRDSFLPENEGSWLIGFRDGLPHVEEEGQADVELSMDIADFSSLAMGVVSLRKLYLYGLAEVSDEKAIPLLDRLFAAKEKPKSTTPF; this is encoded by the coding sequence ATGGAGGAAATTCGGCCGATTTCAATTGACGATATCCATGAGGTTGTCAGAATTGCAGCGATGGCTTACCCAGGTAGCAATCTCCTTGCACCCGACAATCAAAAACGGTTTTATGAACGAGTGCGAGACACGCTGGAAAATGATCAAATCGCAAGCTTCCACGGATTGTTTCGCGATGAGCGTCTCGTCGGGGTCATGAAGTGGTACGATCTTCCCATGAATGTGCACGGTATCCCATTGCTCACGGGCGGGATCGGTACCGTCGCAGTTGATTTGCTGCACAAGAAGGAAAAAATGGCGATGGCCATGCTTCGCGGTTTTCTTACGACCTATCGGGAGCGCGGTGTCAGTCTGGTGTCGCTTTACCCGTTTCGTGTTGATTTTTACAAAAAAATGGGCTTTGGGGTCGGCACCAAGATTCATCAATACCGGATCAAGCCCTCCAGTTTTCCATATACATCCAAGGACAAGGTGTTCTATCTGGGCGAGGATGACAGAGAGCAAATTCTCGCTTGTTACCACCGCATCGTCAGGCAGACGCATGGCATGATTAAAAAGACAGAGAGAGAGCTGAAAAGCTTTTTGGGACAACCGGAGCAGGTGGCAGTCGGCTGTAAAAAGGACGGAAAAGTGATCGGCTATCTGGTCTTCCAATTTCAGCGTGTTCATGACGACAACCGCATGCAAAATGACATCGTAGTGAAAGAATTCTTGTATGAGTCTTATGAAGCGATGGCGCAGCTGCTGTCCTTTTTGCAGAGTCAGGCCGACCAGATCAATCGGGTCGTCTTGACCACGGCAGATGAAGACTTTCATTTTCTTTTGTCAGACCCAGGGAATGGTACAGACAGGCTGCTGCCCAGTGTGTATCACGAGAGTCACGTATCCGGAGTCGGCCTGATGTACAGAATCATTGATATCCCGGGCTTTTTCCACCAGCTGTCGCAGCGTCGCTTCGGCAGGGAGAATTGCCTGCTGCGCTTGAATGTACGCGACAGCTTTTTGCCGGAGAACGAGGGGAGCTGGCTCATCGGCTTCCGGGATGGCCTCCCTCATGTAGAAGAGGAAGGGCAAGCGGATGTGGAGCTTTCGATGGACATCGCGGACTTCTCTTCGCTGGCGATGGGGGTAGTCAGCTTGCGCAAGCTGTATTTGTACGGATTGGCAGAGGTGAGCGACGAAAAAGCGATCCCGCTTTTGGACAGGCTCTTTGCTGCAAAAGAAAAGCCGAAGAGCACGACGCCTTTTTAA
- a CDS encoding PilZ domain-containing protein has product MTIGTEVHQREYFRLKLEHPLCADMTIVLIKGKAMEIGSSKVLVEDLGAGGLRFLSHLKMPANDQLVLQFDTELCSELITMYGHIVRTTRWEEEFYEYAVKFTMDESQHLEINRLVNRLAIRYRNQKEVRDGRFWKGDRREFLMQQAGTQT; this is encoded by the coding sequence ATGACGATCGGGACAGAGGTACATCAACGAGAATATTTCCGATTGAAGCTGGAGCATCCTCTCTGTGCCGACATGACGATCGTCCTCATCAAGGGTAAGGCGATGGAAATTGGCAGTTCGAAGGTGTTGGTGGAGGATCTGGGAGCAGGGGGACTTCGCTTTTTGTCCCATTTGAAAATGCCTGCAAACGACCAGCTCGTTCTCCAGTTCGATACCGAGCTGTGTTCGGAACTGATCACCATGTACGGGCACATCGTTCGGACGACGCGTTGGGAAGAGGAGTTTTATGAATACGCTGTCAAATTCACGATGGATGAATCCCAGCATCTCGAAATCAACAGGCTGGTAAATCGGCTTGCCATACGATACCGGAATCAAAAAGAAGTGAGAGATGGACGCTTTTGGAAAGGCGACAGACGAGAGTTCCTGATGCAGCAGGCGGGAACCCAGACATAA
- a CDS encoding MDR family MFS transporter: MRAKIMMALMLSTFLAAMEGTIVSTAVPRITSDLSGFEQVSWVYAIYMLATAVSAPIYGKLADLFGRKNVMMFGIGIFLIGSTLCGLAMSMEQLIVYRAIQGLGAGSVMPITMTIIGDLYNDQSSRAKAQGWISAVWGLSGVVGPLVGGFLVDTISWRYIFFLNLPFGLLSFFMLVLFYKEKLGVKTKRHIDYPGVLIFSIGTISLLYALLRGSQNQSWLSPTILSLLVFSIMTYVIFVSVERKSPEPLIPLSLFTNRNVTMINMLTLLVNAIVISLVVYLPIWSQGVLGESATMAGFVLTPMPVCWTLGSVVSGNLLGRLRADQLITGGTAVLTIASILLFSLSAQSPGFLIYVAVGLIGLGMGLISPIVMVKIQASVPVDKRGTAVALNTFTATFSQTFGAAVFGMFFNMVTVASGQKNLGSSFESGGIPAQQLEQVRDILASGVHVVFTGTMVVAIGSFMLALMIAKARREAVGMDGN; encoded by the coding sequence ATGAGGGCAAAGATCATGATGGCGCTGATGCTCTCGACGTTCCTGGCAGCGATGGAAGGGACGATCGTCAGTACGGCAGTGCCTCGGATTACGAGTGATTTATCTGGATTTGAACAGGTCAGCTGGGTGTATGCGATCTACATGCTGGCAACAGCGGTTTCAGCACCGATCTACGGCAAGCTGGCCGATTTATTCGGCAGAAAAAACGTGATGATGTTCGGGATCGGAATTTTTCTGATCGGCTCTACCTTGTGCGGACTTGCCATGTCCATGGAGCAGCTGATTGTTTATCGGGCGATACAGGGCCTCGGTGCAGGTTCCGTGATGCCGATTACGATGACGATTATCGGAGACTTGTACAACGATCAATCCTCCAGGGCCAAGGCACAGGGCTGGATCAGCGCGGTTTGGGGCTTGTCCGGTGTTGTCGGCCCGCTGGTGGGAGGATTCTTGGTCGATACGATCTCTTGGCGATACATTTTCTTTTTGAATTTGCCTTTTGGCCTCTTGTCGTTCTTTATGCTGGTTCTTTTCTACAAGGAAAAGCTCGGGGTCAAGACCAAGCGTCATATTGATTATCCGGGAGTGCTGATATTCAGTATTGGGACGATTTCCTTGCTGTACGCCCTTTTGAGGGGCAGCCAAAACCAGTCTTGGCTAAGCCCTACCATCTTATCCTTGCTGGTCTTTAGCATCATGACGTATGTGATCTTCGTGTCTGTGGAGAGGAAATCTCCGGAGCCGTTGATCCCCCTGAGTCTGTTTACGAACCGCAACGTCACAATGATCAACATGCTGACGCTGCTCGTCAATGCAATCGTGATCAGCCTGGTTGTTTACTTGCCGATCTGGAGTCAGGGCGTGCTGGGTGAGAGTGCGACGATGGCAGGTTTCGTCCTGACGCCGATGCCGGTTTGCTGGACGCTTGGCTCTGTCGTCTCAGGCAATCTGCTGGGGCGTCTGCGTGCGGATCAGCTGATTACGGGAGGGACCGCGGTATTGACGATTGCCTCGATTCTTCTGTTTAGTCTGTCTGCTCAATCGCCGGGATTTCTCATTTACGTCGCGGTTGGTCTGATCGGCTTGGGAATGGGGCTCATCAGTCCGATCGTCATGGTCAAGATTCAGGCATCCGTCCCGGTAGACAAACGCGGAACGGCCGTGGCCCTCAATACGTTTACGGCTACCTTTAGCCAGACCTTTGGGGCGGCAGTGTTCGGCATGTTCTTTAATATGGTGACGGTTGCCAGCGGTCAAAAAAATCTGGGCTCCTCGTTTGAAAGCGGCGGAATCCCTGCCCAGCAGCTGGAGCAAGTCCGCGACATCCTGGCTTCCGGGGTTCACGTCGTCTTCACCGGGACAATGGTCGTGGCCATCGGCAGCTTCATGCTGGCTTTGATGATCGCAAAAGCAAGACGTGAAGCGGTCGGGATGGATGGAAACTAG